The proteins below are encoded in one region of Acidimicrobiales bacterium:
- a CDS encoding (2Fe-2S)-binding protein: protein MVCHCRSVSDRAICGAIDAGATDVESVGFHCGAATRCGGCRPTVEALLAENRQVEIRTPVGA, encoded by the coding sequence ATGGTGTGCCACTGCCGTTCGGTGAGCGACCGCGCCATCTGCGGCGCCATCGACGCCGGCGCGACCGATGTGGAGTCCGTGGGCTTCCACTGTGGTGCGGCGACACGCTGTGGCGGTTGCCGACCGACGGTCGAGGCGCTCCTCGCCGAGAACCGCCAAGTCGAGATCCGCACCCCGGTCGGCGCCTGA
- the bfr gene encoding bacterioferritin has product MQGNPEIIELLNDILTAELTAINQYFVHAKMADNWGFERLADKIRAESIDEMHHAEKLIDRILYLEGAPNLQRLGALRVGETMVEALQLDLAVEHEAIPRFNAGIARAAELGDNGTRELLEDLLVSEEAHTDWLETQVDLLRQVGEQHYLAQQIRD; this is encoded by the coding sequence GTGCAAGGCAACCCCGAGATCATCGAGCTGCTGAACGACATCCTCACCGCCGAGCTCACGGCGATCAACCAGTACTTCGTGCACGCCAAGATGGCCGACAACTGGGGTTTTGAGCGACTGGCCGACAAGATCCGGGCCGAGTCGATCGACGAGATGCACCACGCCGAGAAGCTGATCGACCGGATCCTGTACCTCGAGGGCGCGCCGAACCTCCAACGACTCGGCGCGCTGCGCGTCGGGGAGACGATGGTCGAGGCGCTGCAGCTCGATCTCGCGGTCGAACACGAGGCCATCCCGCGGTTCAACGCCGGCATCGCCCGCGCCGCCGAGCTCGGCGACAACGGCACCCGTGAGCTGCTCGAAGACCTGCTCGTGAGCGAGGAAGCGCACACCGACTGGCTCGAGACGCAGGTCGACTTGCTGCGCCAGGTGGGTGAGCAGCACTACCTCGCCCAGCAGATCCGCGACTGA
- a CDS encoding carotenoid oxygenase family protein, producing MASGPATAPNPYLSGNFAPVHDELTTDALQVSGRLPEALEGTFMRNGPNPAFAPLGRYHVFDGDGMVHAVELRDGTARYRNRWVQSRGLQAERKAGRALYGGLSEFHAPDPEVVAEAGGLKNTANTHVVRHAGRLLALMEAALPTELTGDLQTVGEYDFDGRLAGPMTAHPKVDPDTGELLFFGYSPFPPYLRYHEADAEGSLIRTVDIDLPKPVMMHDFAASQQRVVFFDLPAIFDLRAMLSGGAGISWQPANGARIGVLDRRDPAATVRWFDVEPFWVFHFLNASDDGDSVVVEGCRAERLNIAFGPDELDSAAPPTLHRWRIDLAAGRVHDGPLDDRPADFPRLDDRRAGKPARFGYLAAARDWSDEVADFDGFVKHDLATGASERYSYGPRSFAGEAVFAPDPTRTDEDAGWLVNFVHDGDRDESSLVIVDAQALKEVARVRLPRRVPFGFHGSWLAAM from the coding sequence ATGGCGTCGGGTCCCGCCACCGCACCGAACCCGTATCTGTCCGGCAATTTCGCGCCGGTACACGACGAGCTCACCACCGACGCGCTGCAGGTCAGCGGGCGACTTCCCGAGGCGTTGGAAGGCACGTTCATGCGCAACGGCCCCAACCCCGCGTTCGCGCCGCTCGGCCGCTACCACGTGTTCGACGGCGACGGCATGGTGCACGCGGTCGAGCTGCGCGACGGCACCGCGCGCTACCGGAACCGATGGGTGCAGTCGCGGGGCCTGCAAGCGGAGCGCAAGGCGGGGCGGGCGCTCTACGGCGGCCTGTCGGAGTTCCATGCCCCCGACCCCGAGGTCGTGGCCGAGGCCGGCGGTCTGAAGAACACGGCCAACACGCACGTGGTGCGCCACGCAGGTCGGTTGCTCGCCCTCATGGAAGCTGCCCTGCCGACCGAACTGACCGGTGACCTCCAAACCGTCGGCGAGTACGACTTCGACGGCCGGCTCGCCGGGCCGATGACCGCGCACCCCAAAGTCGACCCTGACACGGGTGAGTTGTTGTTCTTCGGCTACAGCCCGTTCCCGCCGTACCTCCGCTACCACGAGGCCGACGCCGAGGGGAGCCTGATCCGCACGGTCGACATCGACCTGCCGAAGCCGGTGATGATGCACGACTTCGCCGCATCGCAGCAGCGTGTGGTGTTCTTCGACCTGCCGGCGATCTTCGACCTCCGAGCGATGCTGTCGGGCGGCGCCGGCATCTCGTGGCAACCCGCCAACGGGGCGCGCATCGGCGTCCTCGACCGACGTGATCCTGCGGCGACCGTCCGCTGGTTCGACGTCGAGCCGTTCTGGGTGTTCCACTTCCTCAACGCGTCCGACGACGGCGACTCGGTCGTCGTCGAAGGCTGCCGGGCCGAACGCCTCAACATCGCGTTCGGGCCCGACGAGCTCGACAGTGCGGCGCCTCCGACACTGCACCGGTGGCGCATCGACCTCGCAGCCGGTCGCGTCCACGACGGGCCGCTCGACGACCGGCCGGCCGACTTCCCGCGCCTCGACGACCGCCGAGCCGGCAAGCCGGCCCGTTTCGGGTACCTCGCGGCGGCCCGTGACTGGTCCGACGAAGTGGCCGACTTCGACGGATTCGTGAAGCACGACCTCGCCACCGGTGCCTCCGAGCGCTACTCGTACGGGCCGCGGTCCTTCGCGGGCGAGGCGGTCTTCGCCCCGGACCCCACCCGCACGGACGAGGACGCCGGCTGGTTGGTCAACTTCGTGCACGACGGTGATCGCGACGAGAGCTCGCTGGTGATCGTCGACGCGCAAGCCCTAAAGGAAGTCGCGCGGGTGCGCTTGCCACGTCGCGTGCCGTTCGGGTTCCACGGGAGCTGGCTCGCCGCGATGTGA
- a CDS encoding YifB family Mg chelatase-like AAA ATPase: MLATTRSATLLGVDGQPVTVEVHVTVGLATFTVVGLPDTSCREARDRVRAAFAAIDVPFPHRRVTVNLAPSALRKIGSGLDLAIAAALLAACEEVDAEQVRSLGFVGELGLDGTVRPVPGMISLVDALGSCAAVVPAAAQHEAALVAHGRVRPVRDLRELVLALKGEAPWPEPAQPPAPVPLPPPLQLNDVRGQHVARAALEVAAAGGHHLLLVGPPGAGKTMLARRLPGLLPPLGPEESRDVSRVWSAAGEPMPPGRLITRPPFRAPHHSATIVGLIGGGSAAMRPGEISCSHGGVLFMDELGEFPVHVLEALRQPLESGSIRISRAALSVELPARFLLVAAMNPCPCGEGSVDRCRCRDFDRVRYRRRLSGPLLDRFDLRVVVGRPDVDELIGAVPGETTESVAARVAEARELAARRGVRCNADLPDADLDTAAALDGGATVEAEAALRRGTLSARGFARVRRVARTIADLSGCDGPIDRRQFLTALQLRVDPLPDHQVAA, translated from the coding sequence GTGCTCGCCACCACGCGTTCCGCCACTCTGCTCGGCGTCGACGGCCAGCCCGTCACCGTCGAGGTCCATGTCACCGTCGGGCTGGCCACGTTCACTGTCGTCGGTCTGCCCGACACGTCGTGTCGCGAGGCGCGCGACCGCGTCCGTGCCGCGTTCGCCGCGATCGACGTGCCGTTTCCGCACCGACGGGTCACCGTCAACCTCGCACCTTCCGCGTTGCGCAAGATCGGCAGCGGCCTCGACCTGGCCATCGCCGCGGCCCTGCTCGCCGCGTGCGAGGAGGTCGACGCGGAGCAGGTGCGGTCGCTCGGGTTCGTCGGAGAGCTCGGCCTCGACGGCACCGTCCGGCCGGTGCCCGGGATGATCTCGCTCGTCGACGCGCTCGGGTCGTGCGCCGCCGTCGTGCCGGCCGCCGCCCAGCACGAAGCCGCGCTCGTGGCGCACGGGCGCGTGCGCCCGGTCCGCGACCTCCGCGAGCTGGTGCTCGCGTTGAAGGGCGAGGCGCCGTGGCCCGAACCTGCCCAGCCGCCTGCACCCGTACCGTTGCCGCCGCCGTTGCAGCTCAACGACGTGCGCGGCCAGCACGTGGCGCGCGCTGCGCTCGAGGTCGCCGCTGCCGGCGGCCATCACTTGTTGCTGGTGGGACCACCTGGGGCCGGCAAGACCATGCTTGCCCGGCGCCTGCCGGGCTTGCTCCCCCCGCTCGGGCCCGAGGAATCGCGCGACGTCTCCCGCGTGTGGTCGGCGGCCGGTGAGCCGATGCCACCGGGTCGCCTCATCACCCGACCGCCGTTTCGAGCGCCACACCACAGCGCCACGATCGTGGGCCTGATCGGCGGCGGCTCCGCGGCGATGCGTCCAGGCGAGATCAGCTGCAGTCATGGAGGTGTGCTGTTCATGGACGAGCTCGGTGAGTTCCCCGTGCACGTGCTCGAGGCCCTCCGCCAGCCGCTCGAGTCCGGGTCGATACGGATCTCTCGCGCGGCGCTGAGCGTCGAGCTACCGGCGCGCTTCTTGCTGGTCGCTGCCATGAACCCGTGCCCGTGCGGCGAAGGCTCGGTCGATCGGTGTCGGTGTCGCGACTTCGATCGTGTGCGGTACCGGCGGCGGCTGTCGGGACCGCTGCTCGATCGTTTCGACCTGCGAGTCGTGGTGGGCCGCCCTGATGTCGACGAGCTCATCGGTGCGGTGCCCGGCGAGACCACCGAGTCCGTCGCCGCGCGGGTGGCCGAGGCGCGTGAGCTGGCCGCGCGGCGCGGGGTGCGCTGCAACGCGGATCTGCCAGATGCCGATCTCGACACTGCGGCGGCGCTCGACGGCGGCGCCACCGTGGAAGCCGAGGCTGCGCTCCGCCGCGGCACGCTCAGCGCACGTGGCTTCGCACGAGTGCGTCGGGTGGCGCGCACCATCGCCGATCTCAGCGGTTGCGACGGCCCCATCGACCGGCGGCAGTTCCTCACGGCGCTGCAGCTGCGGGTCGACCCGCTGCCCGATCACCAGGTGGCGGCATGA
- a CDS encoding DNA-processing protein DprA → MSAGASPADAAPSGGEPWWADLGERLAPPASTGDGPVGPGPGAARPGRPADAAKAAEHAEPAAEDRPERAVVGGLPHLPDAAWIAAMLLLDDMGPVRLANLLRSFGAQGAWRRVLDGSLGVRPELAGRLNGRSWDAMLATWQRQARLVDVAGFWARHEEAAVGVTVHGGPSFPRALVDDPEPPAVLFHAGDPGCIAGPRAAVVGTRRCSERGRRFAEELGFALSRAGVGVVSGLARGIDGAAHRGALRAAERGGAPPIGVVASGLDVVYPHEHAELWARVAQTGVLLSEVPLGVRPNRWRFPARNRVIAGLADVLVVVESPAKGGSMYTVEEAMRRNVPVLAVPGAVGLRAGEGTNALIFDGAGVARDAADVLLELGLAEEAPAAREADSRPVPSPEGSRLLDAVAWQPVTLAGLVGRLDWSVGDVAEALTELRDAGWIAQAGAWFERIAR, encoded by the coding sequence ATGAGCGCCGGTGCGTCGCCCGCCGATGCCGCGCCGTCGGGTGGCGAGCCCTGGTGGGCCGACTTGGGTGAGCGTCTGGCTCCACCCGCCTCCACCGGCGACGGCCCTGTCGGCCCGGGCCCCGGCGCCGCGCGACCAGGCCGACCCGCTGACGCCGCCAAGGCCGCCGAGCACGCCGAGCCCGCCGCGGAAGACCGGCCGGAGCGGGCGGTGGTCGGCGGCCTGCCCCACTTGCCCGACGCGGCGTGGATCGCCGCCATGTTGCTGCTCGACGACATGGGCCCGGTCCGCCTCGCCAACCTGCTGCGCTCGTTCGGCGCCCAAGGCGCCTGGCGACGTGTCCTCGATGGGTCGCTCGGCGTTCGTCCCGAGCTCGCCGGTCGGCTCAACGGCCGGTCCTGGGACGCAATGCTCGCCACCTGGCAGCGCCAAGCGCGACTGGTCGACGTGGCGGGTTTCTGGGCGCGTCACGAGGAAGCCGCGGTCGGCGTCACGGTGCACGGTGGTCCGTCGTTCCCACGGGCGCTGGTCGACGACCCCGAGCCGCCCGCGGTGCTGTTCCACGCCGGCGACCCTGGCTGCATCGCCGGGCCGAGGGCCGCCGTGGTGGGCACCCGGCGGTGCAGCGAGCGCGGCCGCCGCTTCGCCGAAGAGCTGGGCTTCGCCCTTTCCCGGGCCGGTGTCGGCGTGGTGTCCGGCCTCGCGCGCGGCATCGACGGGGCGGCGCACCGGGGCGCGCTGCGGGCCGCGGAACGGGGCGGCGCACCCCCGATCGGCGTGGTCGCTTCGGGGCTCGACGTCGTCTACCCGCACGAGCACGCTGAGTTGTGGGCACGGGTGGCGCAGACGGGTGTCCTGTTGTCGGAAGTGCCGCTGGGGGTCCGGCCCAACCGGTGGCGCTTCCCGGCCCGCAACCGGGTCATCGCCGGTTTGGCCGACGTGCTGGTCGTGGTGGAGTCGCCCGCCAAGGGTGGGTCGATGTACACCGTCGAAGAGGCCATGCGACGCAACGTGCCGGTCCTGGCCGTGCCCGGTGCGGTCGGGTTGCGCGCGGGCGAGGGCACCAACGCCTTGATCTTCGACGGCGCGGGTGTCGCCCGCGACGCGGCCGACGTGCTGCTCGAGCTGGGCCTGGCGGAGGAGGCGCCGGCGGCGCGGGAGGCGGACTCTCGACCCGTGCCTTCGCCGGAGGGGAGTCGCCTGCTCGACGCCGTCGCGTGGCAGCCCGTCACCTTGGCGGGGCTGGTCGGCCGGCTCGACTGGTCGGTCGGTGACGTCGCAGAGGCGCTGACCGAGCTGCGCGACGCGGGTTGGATCGCCCAAGCCGGGGCGTGGTTCGAGCGGATCGCCCGATGA
- a CDS encoding tyrosine recombinase XerC: MGGPSAAERDEEASEWRVDAFLASLTSLSANTVKAYRADLANFVDWAGRLGATGPAAVDRKVLRRYLAFLASGGKQRRTIARRASALRRYFGWLRRTGVLDVDPTLELSAPKGDGRLPHVLGSAELQHLLDEAPAGGPTDDRPDARARRCRDDALLEVLYGSGLRVGELCGIRTGDVDLGRARLTVWGKGSKQRLVPLSEPAVDALVAWLHDERPALATSDAAADFVFVNSRGRPMQPRDVRRVLDRRSASPTHPHALRHTFATHLLDGGADLRAVQELLGHADLSTTQLYTHVSKERLRKVYDATHPRA; this comes from the coding sequence GTGGGAGGGCCGTCGGCAGCCGAGCGTGACGAGGAGGCCAGCGAGTGGCGCGTCGACGCGTTCCTCGCGTCGCTCACCTCGCTGTCGGCCAACACCGTCAAGGCCTACCGGGCCGACCTCGCCAACTTCGTCGACTGGGCGGGTCGGCTCGGCGCCACGGGTCCTGCCGCCGTCGATCGGAAGGTCCTGCGGCGCTACCTGGCCTTCTTGGCGTCCGGTGGCAAGCAACGCCGCACGATCGCCCGGCGAGCCTCGGCGCTGCGGCGCTACTTCGGGTGGCTGCGGCGCACCGGCGTGCTCGACGTCGACCCCACGCTGGAGCTGTCCGCCCCGAAGGGCGACGGCCGCCTCCCGCACGTCCTCGGCAGCGCCGAGCTGCAGCACCTCCTCGACGAAGCGCCCGCGGGCGGGCCCACCGACGACCGTCCCGACGCCCGGGCACGGCGATGCCGCGACGACGCGCTGCTCGAGGTGCTCTACGGCAGTGGCCTCCGGGTGGGTGAGCTGTGCGGCATCCGCACGGGCGACGTCGATCTCGGTCGTGCGCGCCTCACCGTGTGGGGCAAGGGCTCCAAGCAACGGCTCGTCCCGCTCAGCGAGCCCGCCGTTGACGCGTTGGTGGCCTGGCTGCACGACGAGCGCCCCGCGCTGGCCACCAGCGACGCCGCCGCCGATTTCGTGTTCGTGAACAGCCGCGGCCGACCGATGCAACCTCGTGACGTGCGACGGGTGCTCGATCGCCGTTCGGCCAGCCCCACCCACCCCCACGCGCTGCGCCACACCTTCGCCACCCACCTCCTCGACGGCGGTGCCGACCTCCGAGCGGTCCAGGAGCTGCTCGGCCACGCCGACCTGTCGACCACGCAGCTGTACACCCACGTGAGCAAGGAACGCCTCCGCAAGGTGTACGACGCGACGCACCCCCGCGCCTGA
- a CDS encoding M23 family metallopeptidase, whose amino-acid sequence MPTAPTLRRTRFAGRVVGADTHRRSTRFAAAVLAATALFGGALVASAATRSATSPHGRARTISTAGLVHYVPPVAAPVVDPFRAPASPYGPGNRGIEYATAPGTTVGAAAAGTVTFAGRVAGSLDVTILHADGIRTSYVGLATIEVRLGQRVTLGEPIGTSGARLHVGARRGDVYLDPATLWSSGGGAVLVPLDGGR is encoded by the coding sequence ATGCCGACCGCTCCCACCCTCCGCAGGACACGCTTCGCCGGGCGCGTCGTTGGGGCGGACACCCACCGCCGTTCGACGCGCTTCGCCGCGGCCGTGCTCGCCGCGACCGCGCTGTTCGGCGGCGCGCTCGTCGCCAGCGCCGCCACCCGGTCGGCAACGTCACCCCATGGGCGCGCTCGAACCATCTCGACGGCAGGGCTGGTGCACTACGTACCGCCGGTCGCCGCCCCCGTCGTCGACCCGTTCCGCGCGCCGGCCAGCCCGTACGGACCGGGCAACCGCGGGATCGAGTACGCCACGGCACCGGGCACCACCGTGGGCGCGGCCGCGGCCGGCACGGTCACCTTCGCCGGGCGGGTGGCCGGATCGCTCGACGTGACGATCTTGCATGCCGACGGCATCCGCACGTCGTACGTGGGGTTGGCCACGATCGAGGTGCGGCTCGGCCAGCGCGTCACCCTCGGCGAGCCCATCGGGACCTCGGGCGCCAGGCTGCACGTGGGTGCGCGGCGGGGCGACGTCTACCTCGACCCGGCCACGCTGTGGTCGTCGGGCGGCGGAGCCGTCCTGGTGCCGCTCGACGGCGGCCGCTGA
- the rpsB gene encoding 30S ribosomal protein S2, protein MAPVVTMKQLLEAGVHFGHQTRRWNPKMKRFIFGERNGIYIIDLQQTLERIETAYTFVRDTVSDDGTVLFVGTKKQVQEPVQSYAEKCGMPYINQRWLGGMLTNFQTMSKRINKMLEYERQRDSGEFDAMPKKEALRVSRELEKLERNLGGIRNMEKLPDVVFVLDTKKEHIAVTEAKKLGIPIVALVDTNCDPDLVQYVVPGNDDAMRSGSLLCRVIAEAVDEGRHIAQRRRPDAGPRRTAEDEARVAAEQAEARRQAAAQAADREARVAAATTAGPPPAPATNAAPPAAEPAAAVSPAPAPAPAAEAAVPAETEAGPTGEATTETTEG, encoded by the coding sequence ATGGCGCCCGTCGTCACGATGAAGCAGCTGCTGGAGGCCGGAGTCCACTTCGGCCACCAGACCCGTCGCTGGAACCCGAAGATGAAGCGCTTCATCTTCGGTGAGCGCAACGGGATCTACATCATCGATCTCCAGCAGACCCTCGAGCGCATCGAGACCGCCTACACCTTCGTGCGCGACACCGTGTCCGACGACGGCACGGTCTTGTTCGTCGGCACGAAGAAGCAGGTCCAGGAGCCGGTGCAGTCCTACGCCGAGAAGTGCGGCATGCCGTACATCAACCAGCGCTGGCTGGGCGGGATGCTCACCAACTTCCAGACCATGTCGAAGCGGATCAACAAGATGCTCGAGTACGAGCGTCAGCGTGACTCCGGCGAGTTCGACGCGATGCCCAAGAAGGAAGCGCTGCGCGTGAGCCGCGAGCTCGAGAAGCTCGAGCGCAACCTCGGCGGCATCCGCAACATGGAGAAGCTCCCCGACGTCGTGTTCGTGCTCGACACCAAGAAGGAGCACATCGCGGTGACCGAGGCCAAGAAGCTCGGCATCCCGATCGTGGCCCTCGTCGACACCAACTGTGATCCCGATCTGGTGCAGTACGTCGTGCCGGGCAACGACGACGCCATGCGATCCGGCTCGCTGCTGTGCCGCGTGATCGCCGAGGCGGTCGACGAAGGCCGTCACATCGCGCAGCGTCGTCGGCCTGACGCCGGCCCGCGCCGCACCGCCGAAGACGAAGCCCGTGTGGCGGCCGAGCAAGCCGAGGCCCGACGCCAGGCCGCTGCCCAGGCCGCCGACCGTGAGGCGCGGGTCGCCGCGGCGACCACGGCCGGACCCCCACCCGCCCCTGCGACCAACGCTGCACCGCCGGCAGCCGAACCGGCAGCCGCGGTTTCGCCCGCGCCTGCACCGGCGCCGGCAGCCGAGGCCGCGGTACCCGCCGAGACCGAGGCCGGCCCCACTGGCGAGGCCACCACCGAGACCACCGAAGGCTGA
- the tsf gene encoding translation elongation factor Ts produces the protein MANFTAKDVQALRQSTGAGMMDAKKALTENDGDSEAAAKWLREKGLSKAAGRADRENSQGAVAIARVGDAAAVVELKSETDFVAKSDQFTELVQTLADRVAADGAGAADSVKDAVDDLKVTLKENIEVGAVIRVEAAPGNLLDTYLHRQDGRGVNGVIVELSGGTPELAHDLAVHIAFTKPPYLTRDEVPAEEVDAERETLTNLTRAEGKPEAALDKIVQGRLGGWYAERVLLEQKFVRDEKQTVKALLGNAELVRFAQVYIGA, from the coding sequence ATGGCCAACTTCACTGCCAAAGACGTACAAGCCCTGCGCCAGTCCACCGGCGCCGGGATGATGGACGCCAAGAAGGCGCTCACCGAAAACGACGGGGACTCCGAAGCCGCGGCGAAGTGGCTGCGCGAGAAGGGCCTGTCGAAGGCCGCCGGGCGCGCCGACCGCGAGAACTCGCAGGGCGCCGTCGCCATCGCCCGCGTGGGCGACGCAGCGGCCGTCGTGGAGTTGAAGTCCGAGACCGACTTCGTGGCCAAGAGCGACCAGTTCACCGAGTTGGTCCAGACGCTGGCCGACCGCGTGGCCGCAGACGGCGCCGGTGCGGCCGACAGCGTCAAGGACGCGGTCGACGACCTCAAGGTCACGTTGAAGGAGAACATCGAGGTCGGCGCCGTGATCCGCGTCGAGGCCGCGCCCGGGAACCTGCTCGACACCTACCTACACCGCCAGGACGGCCGTGGCGTCAACGGCGTGATCGTCGAGCTCTCGGGTGGCACGCCGGAGCTCGCCCACGACCTCGCAGTGCACATCGCCTTCACCAAACCGCCGTACCTGACCCGCGACGAAGTCCCTGCCGAGGAAGTCGACGCCGAGCGTGAGACGCTCACCAACTTGACCCGCGCCGAGGGCAAACCCGAGGCCGCGCTCGACAAGATCGTGCAGGGACGCCTCGGCGGCTGGTACGCCGAGCGCGTGCTGCTCGAGCAGAAGTTCGTGCGCGACGAGAAGCAGACGGTCAAGGCGCTGCTGGGCAACGCCGAGCTCGTGCGCTTCGCGCAGGTGTACATCGGCGCCTGA
- the pyrH gene encoding UMP kinase — MTDDAGTGRTDGQASTDGPQPRWNRVLLKLSGEAFAGREGFGIDGDVVGRLARDIVDVRRDLEVDIAIVVGGGNIWRGMAGAGAGMDRAQADYMGMLATVINALALQDLLERLGQDTRVQSAIHMAQVAEPYIRRRAIRHLEKGRVVIFAGGTGNPFFTTDTTAALRAVEIEAQALLKGSHSGTDGIYTDDPRQNPDARKLDRVSYLDVLNQGLRALDATAITLCMDNNLPIVMFDLMGEGNVRSLLEGRTIGTLVS; from the coding sequence GTGACCGACGACGCAGGCACGGGGCGGACGGACGGCCAGGCTTCCACCGACGGGCCCCAGCCCCGCTGGAACCGGGTCCTGCTCAAGCTCTCCGGTGAAGCGTTCGCCGGCCGCGAGGGGTTCGGCATCGATGGCGACGTCGTCGGTCGCCTGGCCCGCGACATCGTCGACGTGCGCCGCGACCTCGAGGTCGACATCGCGATCGTGGTCGGCGGCGGCAACATCTGGCGCGGCATGGCGGGCGCCGGCGCGGGGATGGACCGGGCGCAGGCGGACTACATGGGCATGCTGGCCACCGTCATCAACGCGCTGGCGTTGCAGGACCTGCTCGAGCGCCTCGGTCAGGACACCCGGGTGCAGTCGGCCATCCACATGGCGCAGGTCGCCGAGCCCTACATCCGGCGTCGGGCCATCCGCCACTTGGAGAAGGGCCGGGTGGTGATCTTCGCCGGTGGGACCGGCAACCCGTTCTTCACCACCGACACGACCGCCGCGCTGCGGGCCGTCGAGATCGAGGCCCAGGCGCTCCTGAAGGGTAGCCACTCGGGAACCGATGGCATCTACACCGACGATCCCCGCCAGAACCCCGATGCCCGAAAGCTCGACCGCGTTTCGTACCTCGACGTGCTCAATCAGGGTCTCCGGGCCCTCGATGCCACCGCCATCACGCTGTGCATGGACAACAACCTGCCGATCGTGATGTTCGACCTGATGGGCGAAGGCAACGTGCGGTCCCTGCTGGAGGGGCGCACGATCGGTACGTTGGTGTCGTGA
- the frr gene encoding ribosome recycling factor: MSDEMVGVVLEEATDKMDKAVAHCRSEFSGVRSGRASSALVERLVVEYYGADVPLRQLASFSVPEARQLLVAPFDKGSMAAIEKAIRNSDLGLNPSNDGHVIRLSFPALTEERRHELVRLVRGMAEEGRIHVRNLRRAARHELGGLEKDGDLSEDELVRAEKELDKVTHAKETEIDQALEAKERELLES, translated from the coding sequence GTGAGCGACGAGATGGTCGGCGTCGTCCTCGAAGAGGCGACCGACAAGATGGACAAGGCGGTTGCGCACTGCCGATCGGAGTTCTCCGGTGTGCGCAGCGGCCGCGCCAGCTCTGCGCTGGTCGAGCGTCTCGTCGTGGAGTACTACGGGGCCGACGTCCCATTGCGGCAACTCGCCAGCTTCTCGGTGCCCGAGGCCCGCCAACTCCTGGTGGCGCCGTTCGACAAGGGGTCGATGGCGGCCATCGAGAAGGCGATCCGCAACTCCGATCTCGGCCTGAACCCCTCGAACGACGGCCATGTCATCCGGCTCTCGTTTCCGGCGCTCACCGAGGAACGCCGCCACGAGCTCGTGCGGCTGGTCCGTGGGATGGCCGAAGAGGGCCGCATCCACGTCCGGAACCTCCGCCGTGCGGCCCGCCACGAGCTCGGTGGGCTCGAAAAGGACGGAGATCTGAGCGAGGACGAGTTGGTGCGGGCAGAAAAAGAGCTCGACAAGGTCACCCACGCCAAAGAGACCGAGATCGACCAGGCGCTGGAGGCCAAGGAGCGGGAGTTGCTCGAATCGTGA